The following DNA comes from Camelus dromedarius isolate mCamDro1 chromosome 6, mCamDro1.pat, whole genome shotgun sequence.
cctcacctcacctcatcctcacctcatctcacctcatcctcacctcatctcacctcatcctcacctcacttcatcctcatcctcacctcATCCTCATCTCATCTCACCTCATCTCACCTCAGCCTCACCTCATCTCACCTCAtcctcacctcacctcatcctcacctcacctcatctcacctcacctcatcctcacctcacctcatactcacctcatctcacctcacctcatcctcacctcacctcatcctcacctcacctcatcctcacctcatctcacctcaccctcacctcacctcacctcaccctcacctcacctcatcctCACCTCACTTCATCTCACCTCATCCTCGCCTCACCTCATCCTCACCTCATCTCACCTCAGCCTCACCTCATCTCACCTCACCTCATCCTCACCTCATCTCACCTCACCTCATCCTCACCTCACTTCAtcctcacctcacctcatcctCACCTCACTTCATCTCACCTCATCCTCGCCTGACCTCAACTCATTCTCACCTCACCTCAtcctcacctcacctcatcctcacctcatctcacctcacctcatcctcacctcatctcacctcacctcatcctcacctcacttcatcctcacctcacctcatcctCACCTCACTTCATCTCACCTCATCCTCGCCTCACCTCATCCTCACCTCATCTCACCTCAGCCTCACCTCATCTCACCTCagcctcacctcacctcacctcatcctCACCTCATCTCACCTCAGCCTCACCTCATCTCAACTCATTCTCACCTCACCTCAtcctcacctcacctcatcctCACCTCACTTCATCTCACCTCATCCTCGCCTCACCTCATCCTCACCTCATCTCACCTCAGCCTCACCTCATCTCAACTCATTCTCACCTCACCTCAtcctcacctcacctcatcctcacctcatctcacctcacctcatcctcacctcacctcatcctCACCTCACTTCATCTCACCTCATCCTCGCCTCACCTCATCCTCACCTCATCTCACCTCAGCCTCACCTCATCTCAACTCATTCTCACCTCACCTcatcctcacctcacctcacctcatcctcacctcatctcacctcagcctcacctcacctcacctcatcctcacctcacctcatcctCATCTCACTTcacctcatcctcatcctcatctcaCCTCACCTCATCCTCACCTCATCCTCACCCCAAGCTCACACATGAAACCTGCCTTTCTCCCTCACAAGTCCTTTTATGGCCAGTCTTCCTCATTCTCACTCCTTTCTGTTTCCAGAAATGTAGACTCTTGCCAGGAAACAGGGCAGAAATTAATGCTCATCTTTCCTGAAGATGCCAGACCCTCGTCTCTCTTGTTTTGACTGGCTCAAAGCCCTTGTGTGTGGGGCTTGGGGCTCCTCCTGCACCGCTGCCATGGCATCCTGACGTTCCTGAGGAGGGGGTGCCTCGGGGTCTGTCCACGTGGAGCCAGCGCAGCTCTGGGGCTGGAGAAGGTCTGGGCAGCAGGCGGAGTCTCCGGGCTCTAGCCGCAGGGGGCTGCA
Coding sequences within:
- the LOC135321569 gene encoding LOW QUALITY PROTEIN: uncharacterized protein LOC135321569 (The sequence of the model RefSeq protein was modified relative to this genomic sequence to represent the inferred CDS: deleted 1 base in 1 codon), with translation MSGSRNRLTSGEGIRSWVQSVRVARSELGQTLHTCHRASSCDQGVADCGAPTQGSLTSSHLTSSSPHLTSPHPHLTSSSPHLILTSLHLTSSSPDLNSFSPHLILTSPHPHLISPHLILTSSHLTSSSPHFILTSPHPHLTSSHLILASPHPHLISPQPHLISPQPHLTSPHPHLISPQPHLISTHSHLTSSSPHLILTSLISPHPRLTSSSPHLTSASPHLNSFSPHLILTSPHPHLISPHLILTSPHPHLTSSHLILASPHPHLISPQPHLISTHSHLTSSSPHLTSSSPHLTSASPHLTSSSPHLILISLHLILILISPHLILTSSSPQAHT